The following nucleotide sequence is from Peribacillus sp. ACCC06369.
TCAATTCCACTGCCGCAACCGTTCCCCATAATGTACCAAACATACGGATCAGTATGCTGTTTTTACTCATTCCCTGGATATCTTCATCGGTCCCCGCTTGTTTTTTCCTTTTATCCCGAAAGTATTTAAACGAGAGCCAACCAAGATAGGCTGCTCCAATCACCTTCACCCACCAAAGCTTAATGAGGAAAACACCGATTCCAATCGCTATAAACCTAAAAGCGTAAGCACCTAATAATCCATAAAAAAGTGCTTTTTTCCGTTGTTTTTCCGGAAGATGCCTGACCATTACAGCTAATACCAAAGCGTTATCCGCCGATAGTAATCCTTCCATTAATACAAGCGTTCCTATCAATCCCCAGCTCACAGGGTCGGATAAAACCTCCACCCACATATGCCAATCAAAAAATTGAGCATATGTTTGAATGATGTTATTTAACAACTCTGACATGATAAAGACTCCCCTGCTACTATTACAGCAA
It contains:
- a CDS encoding TerC family protein; the encoded protein is MSELLNNIIQTYAQFFDWHMWVEVLSDPVSWGLIGTLVLMEGLLSADNALVLAVMVRHLPEKQRKKALFYGLLGAYAFRFIAIGIGVFLIKLWWVKVIGAAYLGWLSFKYFRDKRKKQAGTDEDIQGMSKNSILIRMFGTLWGTVAAVELMDIAFSVDSVLAAFGVSEKVWVLLTGGMIGVLMMRGVAGLFLKLIDKVPELETAAYVLIGFIAIKMLIAVAGIEIPSTIFFAFILMIFGTTIVFHLKKGKKLKEHG